The proteins below come from a single Leptospiraceae bacterium genomic window:
- the cas5c gene encoding type I-C CRISPR-associated protein Cas5 → MKQSKVFELKVWGENACFTRPEMKAERVSYDVITPSAARAIFDAILWKPAILWKIHKIDVLKPIRWESVRRNELGSKIAPNNITSAMKNGKGNLALYIEEERQQRAGLFLRDVEYILHASFHLTNRAGTSDNVSKFEEMFLRRVEKGQCHHQPCFGNREFAAYFSLNDGKTKPIPIEHQDLGWMLYDLDFEDYNFDTKNYQDANPKFFRAEMKNGSIEIPNLNTNGARL, encoded by the coding sequence ATGAAACAGTCAAAAGTTTTTGAATTAAAAGTTTGGGGGGAAAATGCTTGTTTTACCCGCCCAGAAATGAAAGCAGAAAGAGTATCCTATGACGTAATCACACCGTCTGCCGCGCGAGCCATCTTTGATGCTATTCTTTGGAAGCCTGCCATTCTTTGGAAAATTCACAAGATAGATGTATTGAAACCAATTCGATGGGAGTCAGTTCGCAGAAATGAATTAGGCTCCAAGATTGCGCCTAATAATATAACGAGTGCCATGAAGAATGGAAAAGGAAACTTAGCTTTATACATCGAAGAAGAGAGACAACAACGAGCCGGACTTTTTCTTAGAGATGTTGAGTATATTTTACATGCATCCTTTCACCTTACGAATCGAGCGGGTACTAGTGATAATGTTTCTAAGTTTGAGGAAATGTTTTTACGAAGAGTAGAGAAAGGACAATGCCATCACCAACCTTGTTTCGGTAATAGAGAATTTGCCGCATACTTCTCACTAAACGATGGTAAAACGAAACCAATTCCGATTGAACACCAAGATTTAGGTTGGATGCTTTATGATTTAGATTTTGAGGATTATAACTTTGACACAAAGAATTATCAAGACGCAAATCCAAAATTCTTTCGAGCAGAAATGAAAAATGGAAGTATTGAGATTCCTAATTTGAATACGAATGGAGCAAGACTATGA
- the cas3 gene encoding CRISPR-associated helicase Cas3', producing the protein MMDTKKDEFLAHVRKDENEQWQLHLLKEHLCEVAKLSGQFSSKFGAESFGHLIGLWHDLGKYKDDFQERIGIKSGYDEEAHLEGKTAKSVKHAVSGAIHSQIQFKQNEKIKKFISLPILCHHSGLKNYGIDVDIQLSEEKEINLLVNTISEIPKEILEGNKLKPLTQNFPDESLFIRMLFSALIDSDRLDTEKFMNPEKFEERYSKQIGTEDLNNKLNLHLADKQKNSEPTKVNLLRNRILQEVESKVNLKSGFYTLTVPTGGGKTLTSLSFALKHCLANQKDRIIYAVPYLSIIEQTARIFKDILGEDSVLEHHSSIDISKDKENFRNRLLTENWNHPLIVTTNVQFFESLFSARTTKLRKLHNLTNSVIILDEAQMIPPDFLQPVVKALKELVKCYNVTIIMCTATQPTLSSIKSMNFKFDGIDNALELAPNPEELFHYLKRVTVHKPQEQKLNFEEIAIRINGHKQVLTIVNRKDDANGIFKQLSGSKYYLTTNLCAEHRRDILKKVKSHLNNKEQVYLVSTQLIEAGVDIDFPVVFRAMTGLDSIAQAAGRCNREGKLKSETNEEILGEVFLFHPEKKSPPGHLQQTEEAGKACLNDFEELIHPEAFNAYFNELFWVKKEKGLDKYDIEELKQKLYFEKIDEKFKLINEDTKSVIVPYKEGKEIISLLTRSQEKKQFIDYKLIQRSQGFLVNVRIEKYKKLLAEGIISEIEEVIAVLNYEKYYNDSVGFIESMNPEDTIL; encoded by the coding sequence ATTATGGATACGAAGAAAGATGAGTTTTTAGCACATGTAAGAAAGGATGAAAATGAACAATGGCAACTTCATTTACTAAAAGAACATTTATGCGAAGTGGCGAAACTATCTGGACAGTTTAGTTCAAAATTCGGTGCAGAGAGTTTCGGACATTTGATTGGTCTATGGCATGATCTAGGAAAATACAAAGATGATTTTCAAGAAAGAATTGGAATTAAATCCGGCTACGACGAAGAAGCTCATTTGGAAGGAAAGACAGCAAAGTCTGTAAAACATGCTGTCAGCGGCGCAATACACAGTCAGATACAATTTAAGCAAAACGAAAAAATCAAAAAATTTATTTCACTACCAATTTTATGTCACCATTCTGGATTAAAAAATTATGGTATAGACGTGGATATTCAATTGTCTGAGGAAAAGGAAATAAATTTATTAGTAAATACAATTTCGGAAATACCCAAAGAAATATTAGAGGGTAATAAACTAAAACCTCTAACTCAAAATTTTCCTGATGAATCTTTATTCATTAGAATGCTATTTTCTGCCTTAATTGATTCAGATAGATTAGATACAGAAAAGTTTATGAATCCTGAAAAATTCGAAGAACGATATTCTAAACAAATTGGTACTGAGGATTTGAATAATAAACTGAATCTACATCTAGCGGATAAACAAAAAAATTCTGAACCAACAAAAGTAAATTTACTTAGAAATCGAATTTTACAAGAAGTCGAATCAAAAGTAAATCTAAAGTCCGGCTTTTATACATTAACCGTTCCCACTGGGGGAGGCAAAACTCTTACATCTCTTTCCTTTGCACTAAAGCATTGTTTGGCAAACCAAAAAGATCGAATTATTTATGCTGTTCCATATCTAAGTATTATAGAACAAACGGCAAGAATATTCAAAGATATTTTGGGAGAAGATTCTGTTCTCGAACATCATTCAAGTATTGATATTTCCAAAGATAAAGAAAATTTCCGAAACAGATTGCTGACGGAAAATTGGAATCATCCACTCATTGTAACAACGAATGTTCAATTTTTCGAAAGCCTATTTTCAGCAAGAACTACTAAACTTAGAAAACTTCATAATCTCACGAATAGCGTTATCATCCTAGATGAAGCACAGATGATTCCGCCAGATTTTTTACAGCCTGTTGTTAAAGCACTAAAGGAATTAGTGAAATGCTATAATGTAACAATCATTATGTGTACTGCAACACAACCAACATTATCTTCAATAAAATCAATGAATTTTAAGTTCGATGGAATTGATAATGCCTTAGAGCTTGCCCCTAATCCAGAAGAATTATTTCACTATTTAAAGAGGGTTACTGTACATAAGCCACAAGAACAAAAATTAAACTTTGAAGAAATAGCAATAAGAATAAATGGACATAAGCAAGTATTAACGATTGTAAACAGAAAAGATGACGCTAATGGAATTTTTAAACAATTGAGCGGTAGCAAATATTATTTAACCACAAATCTCTGTGCGGAACATAGAAGAGATATTCTAAAAAAAGTTAAAAGTCATTTGAATAATAAAGAACAAGTATATCTAGTAAGCACACAATTGATCGAAGCTGGAGTTGACATTGATTTTCCAGTTGTCTTTAGAGCGATGACTGGACTTGATAGTATTGCTCAAGCCGCCGGAAGATGCAATCGAGAAGGTAAACTGAAGAGTGAAACTAACGAAGAAATTCTCGGAGAAGTATTTCTATTTCATCCTGAAAAAAAATCTCCTCCTGGACATTTACAACAAACGGAAGAAGCAGGAAAAGCTTGTCTAAATGATTTCGAAGAGTTGATACACCCTGAAGCATTTAACGCATATTTTAATGAATTGTTCTGGGTTAAAAAAGAAAAAGGCTTAGACAAATACGATATAGAAGAGTTAAAGCAGAAACTTTATTTTGAAAAAATTGATGAAAAGTTTAAATTAATCAACGAAGATACAAAATCCGTTATCGTTCCCTACAAAGAAGGCAAAGAAATTATTTCTTTACTGACGCGGTCACAGGAAAAAAAACAATTCATAGATTACAAATTAATTCAAAGATCACAGGGCTTTCTTGTAAATGTCAGAATTGAAAAATACAAAAAACTATTAGCAGAAGGAATTATTTCAGAAATCGAAGAAGTAATCGCAGTTTTAAATTATGAAAAATATTACAATGATTCAGTCGGTTTTATAGAATCAATGAATCCAGAAGATACAATACTATAA
- a CDS encoding deoxyribodipyrimidine photolyase: MNFSSYNQKRVRDTNQKPVLETKKYVLYWIQAYRRFESNHALDYAIFIAKQLNKELVVYEGLRMDYRWNSKRFHKFILEGMCDNRHTSEKIGINYWAYVETPDNPAKGLLRKISEKACIVVTDDFPSFIIPEQIKNLSDKIDCKLVAVDSNGIIPISLYGEHASAARVLRPRIHKLFPEAYIHRANEKISKKDLVSVEKPSKPPFKEFKATKEEIDKTLSKISFLNQIEPVGDMIGGTKEALRKLEFFLKNNLNLYGDNRSNPHSPKLTPASAMSPYLHFGHISVETIVSRCLNFNQNEVWAPDKINMDSKGDKDVFFGKNPSLNSYFDELLTWRDIGYLLFWPKKEFHKDLRILPEWIQKILQKHSADKRDYLYTRKEFQAAKTHDPLWNAAQKELVITGRMHNYMRMLWGKKVIEWSRTYKEAFDTLEEFNNLYAYDGRNPNSYTGILWCFGLFDRPWFPERNVHGNLRYMSSDSTKKKFKMSEYLEYIAKLENKQNDLFG, encoded by the coding sequence ATGAATTTTTCCAGTTATAACCAAAAACGAGTTCGGGATACAAACCAGAAACCAGTATTAGAAACGAAAAAATACGTTTTATATTGGATACAAGCCTATCGAAGATTCGAATCCAATCATGCGCTTGACTATGCGATATTTATAGCAAAACAATTAAACAAAGAACTTGTAGTTTATGAAGGACTTCGAATGGATTATAGGTGGAATTCCAAACGATTTCATAAATTTATATTAGAAGGAATGTGCGACAACCGACATACCTCTGAAAAAATAGGAATAAATTATTGGGCATATGTGGAAACTCCTGATAATCCAGCAAAAGGATTACTTCGTAAAATATCTGAAAAAGCATGTATTGTGGTTACGGATGATTTTCCCTCATTTATCATTCCAGAACAAATAAAAAACCTTTCAGATAAAATCGACTGCAAACTAGTTGCAGTCGATTCAAATGGGATAATACCAATTAGTCTATACGGAGAACACGCTTCTGCGGCTCGAGTACTTCGTCCTCGTATACACAAACTATTTCCCGAAGCATATATCCACCGCGCCAATGAAAAGATTTCCAAAAAGGATTTAGTTTCCGTAGAAAAACCTTCCAAACCACCCTTTAAAGAATTCAAAGCAACCAAAGAAGAAATTGATAAAACACTTTCTAAAATTTCATTTTTAAATCAAATTGAACCGGTTGGAGATATGATCGGTGGCACTAAAGAAGCTCTTCGTAAATTGGAATTTTTCCTAAAAAATAATTTAAATCTATATGGAGATAATCGTTCTAACCCTCATTCTCCCAAACTTACTCCTGCAAGTGCAATGTCTCCGTATTTGCATTTTGGGCATATCAGTGTGGAAACTATTGTTAGTCGCTGTCTCAATTTTAATCAAAATGAGGTTTGGGCTCCCGATAAAATCAATATGGATTCCAAAGGTGACAAGGATGTTTTTTTTGGGAAAAATCCAAGTCTAAATTCTTACTTCGATGAACTTCTAACTTGGCGGGACATAGGTTATCTACTTTTTTGGCCTAAAAAAGAATTTCATAAAGATTTGCGTATTCTTCCGGAATGGATTCAAAAAATTCTACAGAAACATTCTGCGGATAAGAGAGATTATCTTTACACTCGAAAAGAATTTCAAGCAGCAAAAACGCACGATCCTCTGTGGAATGCCGCTCAGAAAGAACTAGTTATAACAGGCAGAATGCACAATTATATGCGTATGCTCTGGGGGAAAAAAGTAATCGAATGGTCTAGGACTTATAAAGAGGCATTTGATACTTTAGAAGAGTTTAACAATCTGTATGCGTATGACGGACGAAACCCGAATTCCTATACCGGAATACTTTGGTGTTTTGGTTTATTCGAT